Within Bacillus sp. Marseille-Q1617, the genomic segment CCTTGTCGGTTCATATTCCCAGTAGTAGCCTACGGTTCCGATGATTTTACCTTGTACTTCGATGATCCGCTGGTGGTCACTGTTTTTATCGATATTGGTAAGGAAAGAGCGTCTGTATTCTTCGAAAGGCAGTTGTTTGTGTTCGAAATAGGGGGCGTCCCACTTTTTCCACTGAGGTGACGCTTCTTTATGTATGTAATTCCATAGCGATTCGAGATCACTTTCTTCTATTTTTCTAAGGGTTACCCTTTGATTGGTTGAGTTCAAGATGTCGCACTCCTTTATTCTGGCTTACATATTTATTCTACAGAAGGGTGTTAGTTTCCTGTTACATACGAAAAAGGCCCGTCCCGCATCGCTTTAAAGCGATGCGGGACGGGCCTTGGATATCAGCTTGCTTTTACGTTTGTAACAGCTGCTTTCTTCTTGTTTGTCAGTTTGTCGACGATGGAAGTGATGGCACCGTCACCTGTGACGTTGCACGCCGTTCCGAAACTGTCTTGTGCAAGGTAAAGAGCGATCATGAGTGATGTCATCGTCGGACCGAATCCGAGCATGGATTCAAGAAGACCGAGGGCTGCCATCACGGCACCGCCTGGAACTCCCGGTGCAGCAATCATGGTAACGCCGAGCATGAGGATGAATGGGAACAGCTGCGAGAACTGCAGTGCTTCACCCTGGATGAACATGACCGCCATCGCACAGCTCACTAATGTGATCGTACTCCCTGATAAATGGATCGTTGCCAGCAGCGGCACCGAAAAATCAGAGATTCGTTCCCTGACACCTAACTTTTTCGTGCGTTCGAGTGTGACGGGGATCGTGGAAGCGGATGACTGCGTGCCGAGTGCTGTGAAATATGCGGGCAGCATTCCCTTCATCATCACGATCGGATTTTGTTTGCGCAATGTGCCGGCAGCTGTGTATTGGACTGCCAAAAAGAAAATATGCAATAAAATGATCATTACAAAGACTTTGGCGAACACAGACATGATGGCACTGACTTGGCCTCCCTGCGTCATGTTGGCGAAAATACCAAGGATGTGAAGCGGTAATAGAGGAATGATGATTTTTTCGATCACCATCTCTATGATGCTTCTAAACTCATTCATTCCCTTTTGGAGGGCGTCCCCTTTAATGGCAGCCATACCAAGACCGAGGGTGAAAGCGATCAAGAGCGCCGTCATGACACCCATCACCGGGGGCATGTCCACTGTGAAGAACCCTTTTAAGAGAGCTTCTTCCGGATTTTCAAATGATTGAGAAGTTTGATTTGCCAAGAGAGATGGGTAAATACTCTTAGCGACTGAATATGCAAGCAGTCCTGCAAGAACCGTGGAACCATATGCAAGTGCTGTAGTCAGTCCCAGCAGCTTTCCGGCCCCTTTACCCATTGACCCTATTCCAGGGGCAATGAAGCCTATGATGATCAATGGAATCGCGAACCCTAAGAAATTACCGAAAAGTCCATTAAACGTAGCGAATAATTTCACGATCCATTCTGGTGCAATCGATCCGATGACAATACCTAAAGCGATCCCCAACAGGATCCTGGGCAGTAAACCAAACTTTCTCATCTGGATGTCCTCCTTAAATGTACAAATGTTTTCGTTAGAAGGATTATACACCCGGAAGAATAATATTTTAAGAGGAAAGTGAATAGGCGGAATCTTAAATGTATTCTGATAAAATAAACCCCATCTCACTGTTGCGGGACTAGGCTGGGTGAACATACATATATATAGACGGAATCCCGATGAAGGATGGCTTATGAAACAAGGACAATGGAGGTAATTTTTATTTTCCATCTAATCATTCTTTCCCTTTGAGATGAAAGTGATAAAATAGAAACATCTATTGTTAATATTGGAGGTAACTCATTCATGAAAACCAAGCTTTGTTTATTGTACGGCGGTAAATCAGCCGAACATAATGTATCCCTGCAAACAGCCAAGGCGGTTATCGGAGCCTTGGACTTAAATAAATATGAAATTCATCCTGTTTTCATCTCAACAGAAGGCCAATGGATCAAAGGTCCTCAATTGAATGCTCCTGTTGAGGATGTAAAAGCACTGCAATTCAATAATGGAGAAGAAATCTCCCCTAATGCATTAAGTACAGCGATCACCCCGGCTTACTCCAAGGACAGCGAAGGCTACGATATGATCTTCCCGCTTCTCCACGGTCCCAATGGTGAGGACGGAACGGTCCAGGGGATGCTTGAATTATTGAACCTTCCTTACGTGGGTAACGGGGTCCTTGCATCTTCTGCCGGTATGGATAAAGTGATCATGAAGAACCTGTTTGCACAAGCTGGGATCCCTCAAGTGAACTACTCGTGGTTTATCCGCAGTGCTTGGAAGGCAAACCCGGAGAAGGCCTATCAACAAGTGGAAAACGAAATCGGATACCCTTGCTTTGTAAAACCTGCCAACCTCGGCTCATCCGTTGGAATCAGCAAATGTACATCCAAGGAAGAACTGGCAGCTGCCTTCGAGGAAGCGTTCCAATTCGACCGTAAAATCATCATCGAAGAAGGCGTTAAAGCACGTGAAATCGAACTTGGTGTGCTTGGCAATGATCAGCCGGAATGCTCGGTAGCAGGTGAGATCGTTCCGAAGAAAGATTTCTATGATTATAAGGCAAAATATGAAGACGGAGATACGGCACTGATCATCCCTGCAGAGGTGGATCAGGAAACATACGGGAAAATGAAAGAGATCGCGATCCAATCCTTCAAGGCCCTTGACTGCTCCGGACTCGTGCGTGCAGACTTCTTCCTTACTGAAGACGGCCGCATCTATATGAACGAAGTGAACACAATGCCTGGCTTCACGCCATTCAGTATGTTCCCGCTCCTATGGAAGCATACGGGTGTCGACTATCCTACACTGATCGGAAAGCTGGTCGAGCTCGGCATGGAGCGTCATCAAGAAAAACAGACAATCAAACATACGATGTAACATTTAAACACAGAAGGGACTGACTGGAGGATCAACATCTAAAAGCAGTCCCTCATCTGTTGTATTAACCACTCATAAAGGAGAAAGAAAATGTTTGAAAAAAGTATAAAAGAAACCTGTGAAATGCTTCACGTACAAAACGACCTTGCAGCATTCGAAGACCTCGTCATAAAAGGTGTAAGCATTGATACACGTAAAATTGAAAAAGGGAATCTGTTTGTCCCGTTCAAAGGTGAAAATGTCGACGGCCACCAATTCGTAAGGCAGGCGATCGAAAAGGGAGCGGCAGCAGCGCTTTGGGATAAGTATGTGCCAAACCCGCCGGCAGATATCCCTGTACTTGTCGTAGATGATCCACTTCTTGCCCTGCAGTCACTGGCAAACCAATACCGTCACCAGCTTGATCTGAGAGTGGTGGGCATCACAGGCAGCAACGGAAAGACAACCACGAAGGACATGGTCGCAAATCTTCTCAGCACGAAATATAAAGTGCACAAGACACAGGGGAACTACAATAACCATATCGGTCTGCCACTTACGATCCTCGCGCTGCCTAAGGATGCAGAAGTGGCCGTATTGGAAATGGGAATGAGCGGCTTTGGTGAAATCGAGCTGTTATCTGAGATATCCCAGCCGGATGCTGCGATCATCACAAATATCGGTGAATCTCATCTTCAAGACCTCGGTTCCCGTGAAGGCATTACCAAGGCAAAGCTCGAGATTGTCCAGGGGTTGAAGGAAGACGGGCTGTTCGCCTACTTCGGAGACGAGCCCCTTTTACAGGAGCGGGTAAGAGATTTACCGCTTAAACGCGTCGAGACGTTCGGCAGAAGTGAAACGAATTCCATTTATCCTGTC encodes:
- a CDS encoding dicarboxylate/amino acid:cation symporter, which encodes MRKFGLLPRILLGIALGIVIGSIAPEWIVKLFATFNGLFGNFLGFAIPLIIIGFIAPGIGSMGKGAGKLLGLTTALAYGSTVLAGLLAYSVAKSIYPSLLANQTSQSFENPEEALLKGFFTVDMPPVMGVMTALLIAFTLGLGMAAIKGDALQKGMNEFRSIIEMVIEKIIIPLLPLHILGIFANMTQGGQVSAIMSVFAKVFVMIILLHIFFLAVQYTAAGTLRKQNPIVMMKGMLPAYFTALGTQSSASTIPVTLERTKKLGVRERISDFSVPLLATIHLSGSTITLVSCAMAVMFIQGEALQFSQLFPFILMLGVTMIAAPGVPGGAVMAALGLLESMLGFGPTMTSLMIALYLAQDSFGTACNVTGDGAITSIVDKLTNKKKAAVTNVKAS
- a CDS encoding D-alanine--D-alanine ligase, yielding MKTKLCLLYGGKSAEHNVSLQTAKAVIGALDLNKYEIHPVFISTEGQWIKGPQLNAPVEDVKALQFNNGEEISPNALSTAITPAYSKDSEGYDMIFPLLHGPNGEDGTVQGMLELLNLPYVGNGVLASSAGMDKVIMKNLFAQAGIPQVNYSWFIRSAWKANPEKAYQQVENEIGYPCFVKPANLGSSVGISKCTSKEELAAAFEEAFQFDRKIIIEEGVKAREIELGVLGNDQPECSVAGEIVPKKDFYDYKAKYEDGDTALIIPAEVDQETYGKMKEIAIQSFKALDCSGLVRADFFLTEDGRIYMNEVNTMPGFTPFSMFPLLWKHTGVDYPTLIGKLVELGMERHQEKQTIKHTM
- the murF gene encoding UDP-N-acetylmuramoyl-tripeptide--D-alanyl-D-alanine ligase; translation: MFEKSIKETCEMLHVQNDLAAFEDLVIKGVSIDTRKIEKGNLFVPFKGENVDGHQFVRQAIEKGAAAALWDKYVPNPPADIPVLVVDDPLLALQSLANQYRHQLDLRVVGITGSNGKTTTKDMVANLLSTKYKVHKTQGNYNNHIGLPLTILALPKDAEVAVLEMGMSGFGEIELLSEISQPDAAIITNIGESHLQDLGSREGITKAKLEIVQGLKEDGLFAYFGDEPLLQERVRDLPLKRVETFGRSETNSIYPVKIEMDNAGSHFETSLYDGETFFLPVLGQHNIHNALAAILIAREFGVSVEDMKKGMGSLKLTQMRMEMTEGKKGEKIINDAYNASPTSMKAAIQLVSELGGFNTKMLVLGDMLELGDNDEEFHQEIGRMIDPEQIHHVYTYGKLAEFIAKGARDRFTPENIHSFEDKKELAAALKNQTKSGDLLLFKASRGMKLEEVIEALQSDDTE